From Pseudochaenichthys georgianus chromosome 11, fPseGeo1.2, whole genome shotgun sequence, a single genomic window includes:
- the LOC117455560 gene encoding zinc finger protein 595-like, producing MATLKIEQVTVGSDNRSTSAEIKSDPVVAPLQSYQHESLQCFQCFITFTNSKAKERHMRKSHRDQYKQHLQQTDTVFTCYKCDKSFPFSEELSQHQATHSTEEKPFLCAYCQKNFFTFTELNKHRRHDCIERRCPCRDCGALFPSPSRLRNHRLAVHPQNPTVADDIHTYQCCKCSSGFLTEEELLEHQERFANDINCDVKPQAKKRGRKPKNATQGEMVESKKIKQEEEAEKCKEDNDSSTEDCPSTELQPELKIPCSEANCDLIFPSVAALRAHKSEAHGPPSGNAHTCSECEESYAWPEQLEAHMARDHQPGYTCPTCGESFAQESTLTTHQDTHTEGEEAAEQRYYMGNNIIQGVLHPI from the exons ATGGCAACGTTGAAGATAGAGCAAGTCACTGTTGGGAGTGACAATAGATCCACCTCAGCGGAGATCAAGTCTGATCCCGTGGTCGCCCCTTTGCAGTCCT ATCAGCATGAGAGTCTACAGTGTTTTCAGTGCTTCATCACCTTCACTAATTCCAAAGCAAAGGAGAGACACATGAGGAAGAGTCATCGGGACCAGTACAAGCAGCACCTGCAGCAG ACCGATACAGTCTTTACTTGCTATAAGTGTGACAAGAGCTTCCCCTTCTCTGAGGAGCTCAGCCAACACCAGGCCACCCACAGCACAGAGGAGAAACCCTTCCTTTGTGCATACTGCCAGAAGAACTTCTTTACCTTCACTGAG CTGAACAAACACAGACGACATGACTGCATCGAACGACGCTGTCCCTGCCGAGACTGTGGCGCCTTGTTCCCCAGCCCTTCACGCCTTCGCAACCATCGACTGGCAGTGCACCCTCAGAACCCCACGGTGGCTGATGACATCCACACCTATCAATGTTGCAAATGTAGTAGTGGTTTCCTGACAGAGGAAGAGCTCCTGGAGCATCAAGAGAGATTTGCCAATGATATCAATTGTGACGTGAAGCCGCAAGCCAAAAAACGTGGTCGAAAACCCAAGAACGCTACTCAAGGAGAGATGGTTGAGAGCAAGAAGATCAAACAAGAAGAGGAAGCAGAGAAATGCAAAGAAGACAATGACTCTTCAACAGAGGATTGCCCCTCTACTGAGCTGCAACCGGAGCTCAAGATTCCTTGTTCCGAGGCAAATTGTGACCTAATATTCCCTTCTGTTGCAGCCCTGCGGGCGCACAAAAGTGAAGCACATGGGCCTCCCTCTGGCAATGCTCACACATGCTCAGAGTGTGAAGAGAGCTACGCTTGGCCTGAGCAGCTAGAAGCTCACATGGCCAGGGATCACCAACCTGGGTACACCTGCCCCACCTGTGGAGAGAGCTTTGCACAAGAGAGCACCCTGACGACCCACCAGGACACCCACACTGAAGGAGAGGAGGCAGCAGAACAAAGATATTATATGGGAAACAACATAATTCAGGGTGTACTGCATCCTATTTAG